A region of the Drosophila ananassae strain 14024-0371.13 chromosome XL, ASM1763931v2, whole genome shotgun sequence genome:
ttataatttttaagttcccccaaattttttccaagtgcCAACACAACCTTATTCCAAGTTGCAGCGTCTTTGAGGGTTTAATGCACTGATCCTCTCCTCTCTCGTGGCTGCCACCTTCTTTGCTTCCTTAGACCTTGTCCCCCCCTTTAGCCAGGTTGTTGCCAGAGTTTGATTGAAGccagaaaattaaaatcccCAACCAGGTGCCCTGATCCCCATCCAAGGATCCACTCCACATCCCAACCACTTTGGCTTTGGTGGCATTCCAAATGCAATTCTCACGATTTGGCAGCCATTTGCGTTCCCTGGGCCTCATCATCTCCTTGTAAGCTGCTCATTTGGCCATGGCCAACAAGCTGGCCCAGATGCTACCATGCCCCGCCATTCCCCCATCAAATTAaccatttaaataaaacatttgttttgatttgcAGGTGGAGGCTGGCCAGGAACAGGAGGAACAACAGGCTGGCTGACAGGCGTGCGGAAATCTTCGCCAATTCCTGGCCAAGTGCCTGGCTTAAGCACCATATAAATAcctttaaatatacatatatatttataaacatatatatatcagattTTATATtcttgagtttttttttctcccgaTTTTGTCACGCAATGatctgaaaaaaaatggtttGCACGCACGACTTGATTTTTCTGGAAACTGAAAGGTTGAAAGATTTTCGGATTAGTTAAATGAAAGGGGATAAGctctttataaaaaaacaatataaaaaatatcaatttaaaaaaaatatacattcaAAGTTAAAACAAAGATATCAATATTTCATAAAAgaacaattaaaaatgtatcaaaaaaaatatccagAACAACTTATGATGAATATttgcttttaatatttttcaaaaaccaaTTGGTGttgatataaaaataaaaatatattgttaaTTGCTATGGCCATATGTTGAATTCGCGTTCTCATAACAAATTGTGTGTTTAAAATGTGATTATGAGAtgttcataaaatttgcttttgCGGACATTAAAAGCGAATATAAATTGCAtggaaatggaataattaaatgGCAGAGAGTGCTAGGGGGGAAGAAATGGGGCATTGACAGTCTTTGTGCCAAATtatcatttattaattatggTTTAATTTGTGTGGGAAGCGGCAGATCAAACAATTTCACAAAACAAGTGAATAAACCGCCAAAAAAAGCGCCacataaaaatgcaaatgaaaacCAATAAAACACAACTCATTAAATGAACAACTAggcggttgaaaaaaaaaaaaaaagatttgatttaaataaattccaaACTGAATATAAAATCACCTTTGACATAAATGGCATAAAATACCAAAAgaacacacccacacaaaTAACACAAACTGGTAATTTTTAATCTAAAAAAGAGAGTATTTTAATATTCGCCAAAAAAGTCAGTCTTAACTCCCATTTGACATTTGCAATTGTCATTTTCAGAGTAATTtacaacttaaaaaaatacaaaaaccgCCAAAGACATAAATCAATGAGGTAccataataaaatataaattaaggTTAAAAATAATGGAAAGCCGCAGACAACAACGATGAAAAAATTGCAGAACaagagaaaataaattaaattatttaatttatgaatGACATAAAGTTTAATTTGAATGTTATGTCCGTTTGGACTTGaagaccgaaaccgaaaccgaaactgaaacCGACACGTGATCAAAATGTTGTATCAacatattttgtatttcttcttttatttatttctcagTTTTTTTTATGGAGTTTACTGGTTTACAAGGGAATTTCTGCCACATAATTTGTGTTTAGTTTATTGGGATTGTTAGCTGTCCGCGGAATTGCTGTTAATTCGCAATTAAAATGCACAGCATGTCAGCCGGAGCACCAAATGTCATTTTCTGACATTTTGCCATATAGAGTCTACGCGCTACGGTCTTCAGTCTCCCCAGAAATCGAAAACGAAATCGTGGCCTATCAATTAAACCGGCAAGACATCAAAGAAATCAACCAAACGAGACTCTGATCGACACACGAAAATTATTCATTTGACAGAATATATTTCTCAGAAGAAAAAATTGtcattttaaaaactattttagtaataattagcaaggGCACACTGGCTAGTTTATAAGTGTAGTGTTACCAAATGCCTATATGAATAGATATGAATCTCCATTTTAATCtacttttttatatatttttatacttacCGGATAGCTTTTAAAACCTTAGCTGTTTTAACTAAAAACTCTCCAAATAAATCCCAAAAAtcataaacaaaaatgaatttcAATGAAAAACTTACATTTTATTGACTAAACTCACaagaaggcaaaaaaaaacatagaataaataatttaaaggcCGACGGGAAATATTCCAGAAATCGGTTGTCTCAGTTTTTAGTTTTCCATTTTACTTACATAACTAATTTAGctaattttttgtgtttcttttttgtcACTGCGCTTTGCTAGCTTtgttatattaaatatataaatttatttttataaaaaaaaaaacatttgtgCGTATGGGATAGCTCTAGGTTTTAggctaaatatatatatatttgtatatatatatattttattttttatattatatatatgcaCTAATTATAGGAAACTCTTTAAGCGGCGTATACTTTTCGAAAGCACctaaaacttaattttaaaatctaaGCGAAATATCAAATAGTATTTGGGTTACAATTTCCTTGCTCTCCTTTGTCTCAGACCCTTCAGATCCCCCCCGTCTATCCCCCCGATCTGTCTCAttcacaaaaatatatatatttctatatatatataacaaattaaattaaataaaaaaagaaaatcccaAAGATTATGCTTTTTTTTAGCCCCCGAACAGATCTGAAGGGAttccatttttctttttttttgtggcaagGGGAACTCTGATTCTCTAGATCCTTCTGATCCtgtttctttatattttttgattctACAGCTCCTCCAGACATCGGACATTGGTCAGCATTATGCGTGTTAGTCTCCAAACCTGCTTGGCGGCATTCTCCAGAGCCCCCGGGGACTTCCCCTTGAACAGATCCATATTGGGCAGGAAGTAGTGCGGACAGCGGCGACACTGCAGGCAGGATATCAGCTGCAGGAATATCCCATTGATCCTGTCCGCGATGCAGTTCTCCTCCCACTCCATCTCCCTGGGATGCTTCTCGCACTCGTACAGCAGCAGGGTTTTCAGATGGTACGAGGTCACCGGGTTGCCGGGCAGGTCCAGATGCCGATCCCTCAGCGTCTTCAAAATACTCAGACACCTTCGCCGACTGGCTCCTGGAAttggaaaaaaagggggaaggATTATTTAATGAgtcattttgtttttataggAAGTATAGTTCTGTTTTTGATTGATGGGTTTTCGGTTTCAATGGATCATTATATTATGGAACTATTTATCTCAAGTAGATCTGTTTATTGGTTTTAGTTTCGACTCAAAACTTGAGAGGTTTATGGATTTGAAAAGTGATTCATGGGGTTTTTACCAAAAGCTAGATGTTTTGGACTTTTTCGATTGATAAAGAAATGGAATTGGAAGGTTTCTTGTAaagtttataaattaaaaaactattaGCCTTAGAAACAAAACTAGTGCTATGTCATTTATGGAAGATCACtttcattaattatttccaACAACACTCTAactttattttgtattatttggTAGAAACCCTTGACTTTGATTGATCAATAGTACGAGTAGAACTACAAGAACAAGTATAGGTACTTCTATACTATATACTCTATAGAATTATGCTTTTTAGCTTCGATTTCCCgtagaggcagaggcagaggcaagTACCTGTGGAGGGGTTGAACTCTTAATTTATTAGCACATAAATCATGGCTACATTGGCACCGTGTCACCCCCGAGCTAATCTCGACTCCGGCCGGCGATAATCTCTCTCCGGCGGAGAATCGGGCCTACAGTCCGTCCCCGGTTCCGTTTCACATTTTGGCTAATCAATATTGAACGATATTGCCATAATATTGGCACCCGATCCGATGCACTTGACTATTTTTTCGAGTGGAGTTCTTCTTTTTCAACCTGACAGTGCTAATTATAGTTGAGATTCtccaaaaaaaagatatattacTATTTATTATCGGAAACAGAGACAAGAGTCAAGAAATTTAAGAATCTATATTAATTTGAATCAGACAGcaagagatacagatacaattacagatacagatacatatcGAAATCGAGATCGTTGTCAGGgcttgcttttttatttattttttatttagaattCGATTTCGGTTTGGTTTTCAATttcggtttctgttttttgttttcggtttgCTTCTCttctgtttcagtttcttgactttattttgagttttttggcttaattttgaggtgtttttttgttgttgttgttgttggtgttggtgtggCCCCAACTCTCCACGTTTTTTAACTCGATTTTGTATGCTTTCTTTGTTTCTGTGTGTCATCCCTCTTTGGGctgttgttttatttatttgttgacTTTATCTAATCGCCgagatttaaaatatttataaaatcgtttagaattttatttatggccCCAGCCCCATTGCCAGTTCATTGTTCATATGGAAACCCGTTTCCCCTCTTGAGAAGACCACAGAACTAAAAACCTGCGACTACCGGAGACTACCACTCTCTGGGGTTTTATCTCTCGGGGATCAGAAGATTTTTGTTtctgggtttttttttttttttaatttgaggGAACTAGAGACACACACTTGGAGACATGGAGACTGGAAGATGGAGAACCAAAAACCGAAACCCAAAGGCCTCCCCCCGCGAGATCGAACATCAGATTTATGATCGCAGTCGAACCGGCGACACTGACTCCGGCGTCGTATCTCATATCATATCTCGCCCCGATAATCGGAGATGTCTGCCAGTTGGGAACCCAATCAGTGGGTTTACCTTACCCCTATCCAACCATCCATTTGTCCACTTGCCCGCCCATCTAATCCACTTGCAACATGCAACTCCTCGAGCAAAATGTGGCAAAAGAATCGATTGAGTTGATTAGTCATGGGTTAAATAGTGGATAATAGACATTAAAGAGGCATGTTATTCGTATAGTATCTAATAGAAATTATCCTTTAGGGCATCGAGAAGATATATAAgtttgttaattaaataaaataaatattattctcTAAATATAGACTATTTAGCCTTCAATGAATGGACTAGTAGGCAGTAGCCCTCTACTAGGAAAGTCAAGTTCCATTACCTGGCACCTCCAACCTAACGATCTGAGCCAACGATCTCCAAAATTTATACAGTCTTCCCCCCGTCTAGTGCTTAATTTACAACCAATTACGGGCGTATCAAGACCAAGTCGCTGATTTGATGGGAATAAATCAATTCAGTTTAAGTGTGTCACTGATTACTGATTGGGGATTGGGACACTATAGTTACGGGGctttacactgagagaaacaaAGGTAGGGATAGTTTTTCCTCAAGGTTTGGCATTTTTTAAAGCAATTCGGATATATAAAATAcgcttttaaactttaaataaaaggaaatagttttttaaatcTCAAAAAATTACTTTTGACAGGAGTATATATAGCTGTAggcttactttataatttcttATTATATATGAACTTTTTTTATGAACTTTTTTTAATGAGAAACAACAGTGTCCTTTCAAGAGAGGAtctattaattataatatttaactcaaaaataaaatagaaaattgaagagatttaattgaaaagttaaaccaaaaaaaatacacaattaaatatacaaaaataaataaaaagaaaaacgtAGTGTCCGCTTAAGAGAGGATCTATTGATTAAAATCCTTCAAAAACAGGATCTGTAGAGTTGGTAGAGATTTCTAGGAACACCTTAACTCTCCAAATAAGTAACCTAAAACCCCGTCGGCATCCAACCTCCCACGGATTCAAAAACTCACCTTGCAGCAATCGATTCTCGGCGTCGGTGAAGCTCAGGACCCAGGCATCGCCCTCCATGGCGGAGTTCTTGCCCTGCAGAGCGATGCACTCCTTGGAGAGCATGTCGAAGCCCTCCGTCTTGACCTCGGCGACGATGTTGGGATGCGGCCAGGGTATCCCGGGCAGGGGCCAGTGGGAGGCGGAGCGCGGCCAGAGGCCGGCACACTTGAAGGCGGGCGTGATCTGGACAATGATGCGCTCCCGGATGCGCAGCTTCACCTCCGTGGTGTCGGCGATCATCTTGACGATGTCGCGGTAGGCGCACTTGTCGCACGCCTGGGCCACCAGCGTCTGGAAGCGGGAGCGGATCTTCCGGGCGGACAGATACCCACTCGCCGTGATGAACTCCACCCACAAGGACATGGATCGTTTCCGGCCGTCGCTCAACTTCAGGACAGCACATCCCGGCAGTGTTCCGTCATCCACGAAGTTAAGAACTCCCATTTGATTCAAATAGATGATTATTTCGAATTCCGTGGGCGATATAACCTCCAGGCCCTCGAAGCGACCGTTGTAATCGTTCAGAGAGGAGATGAATCGGGGCTCCTGGACCTCCACCTCCTTGAGAACGTCCTGGACGATGCGGcatacctcctggatctgtTTGTGGATCTGGGCCTTGCGCACCTGGACGCGATCGGCGCAGTACTTGTTCATCTGGTAGACCATCTTGGACTGCGCCGCGATCATGTCCGACGGCACCAGCATTATCCGTTTTATCTCAAAAGGGTCCTTCTTCTGCtccttgctgcttttccttttttcttataattctcaactTAGATTTTCATGTGATTTCTAAGGCTATGGTAACACTGTATTTGAATATTAACAACTTTGGTTACACTTttctctcacacacacagaaaAACAAATCGAAAAGCAATAAATGTTTAACCGACGGgctttagtttattttttattttattatttttttttaatattttgaaaatatattaaattccAACCGGCTTTTTTTTTCAACGAATTTTCCGACGCGTTTTTcgctcttgttgttgttgttcggTTGGTGGCCTTTGAAGGAAATTCgttgcggcagcagcgatgcgaACCAGACGAACGATATGGTCGGAAAAAAAACATTCTTTTAGTTGTTGGTGCTTTTAAATGACAAAaccccaggcccaggcccaggcccgtGTGGTGAGAGAGAGCGTGCCGAGACCGGGCTCTGCCTCGGCCGGCGTCTGCGTCGGCGTCTCCGCACCAGTCCCCACATTTGGAGGTGCGAGCAGGATGGTCGTATCTCACTTTCCGAGAGCGAGTGAGTCCTCTCTCTCGCTGGCCCCCCCAACATCATGGCTGgagctctctctctctctctatctctcgcTGCGCCGCAACCGGAAAaagagcaaaaacaaaaaaaaatatatcctaGCAGAAGCTATAGTATTCTATTCTCTCGATTTCTGTTTGTATTTAATTCTTATCGCGTTATAGCCGCAACTAAAACAAACAACCCTTCGTAATATTAGCTCCGCCCCCTTTGTTATGGCTCTCtcgccaacacacacacacacactcttgcACACTTCACATAGATAAGCACCAATACACTGAGGAAACGGTATCATTCTCTCTTGGCCGGGTgtgtttttgccttttttgtttgtttttcttcacggctttgttgttgttttttgtttatttgtggGTGGAAACGGTTGGCTGGCTAAGTGAGTTATTGGGGGATTGCTGGCACTTCGAAGGGGGTGGAGTGGGGCTTTGGGGGGATGGAAGGGGAACAGGGACACGTTCTGGGAGCTCAACTGGGAAGCCTACAGTTATAAATAAATGTCAGCACAAGGATTACAAAATATTGATCCAGTCCTTATATTCTTTATTATATCTTTTGGGCGGGAAAccattttatctttaaaaattataatcttaaattattatattgttgttgtttatatttttaattttattctagatatattttaaatagttttagtCTTAATTTTGAAGCAAAACCCTAAAAAATGATATATGGCGGCCATTGAAGTCTTTAGCGCCCTCAAgtaggcaacaaaaaatttcacaGAAACCGGAAGTCCTCTAGAAATGAAGGTTTTTAGGAAACATATttacaaatactaaaaaataaacaacagatgctaaataaataataaaaaatatatatattatatatatatatagcagTATAGCACAAGATCCTACTTTTCCAGTCTTTtctctcaatttttttttatttttccttactcataaataatattagaaaaattccccttaaacataaatattttatttagggAGTAGAATGAGAAAAGCAACCATGTTCCTTCAATTAAGTTCTAACTAATTAATTTTCTGGCCACTCCAGGCTCTCCACCTCCCGCCCCCAACGAGTGTCGCCATTACTAGCCTACTCTCTCTTTCTACCTCCTTGTAACTATCTCTTTCGTGCATAGTCTGGGGGAATTCGTTACCAAATTAATGCATATCTAATGTGATTAATGAGCGTTTAACACGAGCTTGTTGTGGTCCCTAAACTTTATAAACTTTATGGAGAGGGAGGATGGGAGAAGGAGAGCTGCGGTCAGGGGTCAGGGGTCAGCGACAGGCTGTCCACTCGAACATTAAGTTGCACTTTAAAGAGCGGCGAACAAATTATTATGTATAATTCAATTTGAACTGTGTGCCGGAACGTGCATTAAGATAATGCTAATTAACACCTTGGGGTAGGATCCGATCCATTCTCATctagaatatatattcttaattcacatttcccatttttattccccccctctctgtctctctgtctctctctctgtcaGTTTCCCTAGAGATAAGCGGAGAATGGAGAATGGAGGAGCTTGGCCGGTGAAGTGGCCTTTTTAGTGGCCAGGGTCTGGATAAAAATGCGTTGGGAATCATTTTAATGGCCGCGTAAATGTGGAAAATTATCAACGGAACACGAACTTAATTGCCGGCCATTATCGCTTTTATGGcatataaattgaaaatgaattaTGCAACAGTGCCCAGGctacaaaaacaaataaaatatccccGAGAATACGAAAGGGGAGAATGAGATCTTCATTAGTGGCGATCCCAAGGTCACTAAGGTGTTCTACAGGagatcgaaaaaaaaaagatttatgTCGATTTCCGATAACAAATCGATATCTAGCGATTGCATCGATGGTGTTTGCTGTTGCCCGGTAGTCGGGTTAGTTGCctctttaattaaattgtgtATGTTGCAAGtgtgttggccaaaaaaaaaaataaaagcatttCTGAAAAAAAGACATCTTCATCTTGTGGCCAGGGATTCTGGGGATCTGGTGGTGAAGTTTATCAGTTGCACGAGATCTTTTTTAGGCTCAGTCCTATACAGATGTTGCACggaaagaaattattatttttttctaaattttaattaatgttTTATTGTAAAAAAATGTCTTAAAAACTAACAACATACTTAGTAGCATGCCAAGAAGTATTTATTGAAAACATTATCCTTTTTCTTCAGTGACTTGCCACATTTTGgtgactcttttttttttggttgctgCTCTAAATGAGCAAATGGCGGAAAATTAAGAAGCCAGAGACCAGAGGAACAAGCAGTTGCaacacagcaacagcaacagaaacagaagcGACAACTGCAGCACAGAGATTGCAATCGCATGGCAGCAACatctcctgctcctgctcctgctccttttGGGAAACGATGTCCAGCAGCTGCTGCCTGTTTCTACAAGACACTCTGACCCCCTTTTCCACAGAGTCCACCCCCttctttcacatttttttttttttggtttttttttttccacgaGCCCCTGGGTCCTACTGCCATTTCCTTTTCCGAtcacccctttttttttgtggcgctTTCGCACGGGCGACACTTTGACGGCAACAAGTTCATTTTAGACGGAAAAGGAGTCGTTGCCAGTCCAGATGGAAGGAGAAGATATATCTGGGGAGGTCTATATATATGGGAGAAGGTCTTGAAAGATTTTTCAGCGGAGCAGTTTAAAggagtttttggtttttagagGAAGATTGCTTTCAGACAGCTTGCAATAcaagtttgttttattttaaattatatatctgttaaaaataaatgtttaaaaaggtattattttaaatatataacatTTTACATATTAAGACTTATTACTAAcatttattatataatttatttcttgtttaaaacttatttttttaaataaaacttatgagaaaacctttttttccagaaaaacaattaaatcaagattttcttcttaaaaaacaatattatttctataattttagatattttataGTCCCTATGATATCATAGCACTTCCCAGAAACCACACACGCAATGGTCAAGACCACTTTTAGACCAAACCATTGACCTTTTCCTCCAAAAACCCTAATTGGGCCAACAGTGGGTTTGATCTTTCCTGTTAACTGTGGGATCATCGATCATTTTTCATTGGGATGGGGGGTCTCATATATgagaatatattatatatatttaggaGTATGTTTATTTGTGTATTTCCCTTCCCAGATTATATCTCACAGCCTTTCATTAAGCCTTTTCATTGGgccttttgcttttttgtcATTCGATATGATGGCCATGTTGACAGGCTTTTTCAATTGCTCTGGCGCTTCAAGGGGAGaaagatatataaatatatatatatatataaacccCTGATTCCTTTCATTGATCCAGAGCTTAACCCTTGTttccctccttttttttgtgtttttttttttcctttaaaaGATTGTGGCATGTGCAAAGGTCAGCTGGTTGCAAAGAGGGCAATGGCATTCGTCCAGAAACACTTACCTGCCCCCGCCTGATGCCTGCCCCGGTCCCTGCCGATGCCCCTGCCCCACCCCTTGTCTCACCTTAACCCCCCGTACCAAcatttgtgtgtttgttttattttattttgttttttgtttgtttgtttttttttttttttgttcttctgACCAAGTGGCGCCTGCATCCCGTCGTGCGTCGTCTGCATATGCGGAATATGCGTGAGCGTCGCCACGGAATGAGACTGTGGAGAACAAGCTCAGGCTGCCACCACCTgccacccccccccccccccccccccccaacTCTTGCCCCGTTGAAATCTTAACCCACCAAATACCCCGTAGTATCCCATCCCCCCATTAAAATCAGCGACATGCGGTTAAATATGCTTAAGTTTTTCCGCGGACAACTTGAAATTAAGTAGATGCCACAAGGAGGGGTAAGAACGAGGTGAACCAGAGGAGTTGGATCATGCAAATTGTTAGCTGCTCGCTGCCCCCCTCCCCCCCCTTGGAAGCCCCATCCCTTGTTACCCCCCGCTATGGCCACTTCATGGACAGGTCCCCATGTATTTGCCTcgatttatattttgtttggtCAGAGGAAATATCAACGCTTTTGCGTAAATGCTGGCTTAATCCATTCATTATGGCCATTAGGCTTTGTACGGCCTGATGTGTTTAACCCCTTAGCCTCCTCTTAGTCCTCCGTATGGAGCCCCCTGATGGAGCCTCGAATAATTGCAGAGCAATTGATTAATCCCAAAAGTCGGGAACCATGTCAACGGCTCCCATAATCTTtaccttctttattttttaaagccaCTGACACGTACCCCAAAAATTTGGAGAATTGGTAGTTAAGGGTTAAGGATAAGAGGGGAGAAGTGTGGTTTCAATTTCAGGTAATTGGTTAGTAGCATTTGGTAATTGTTTAAGCTGCTTTCTGACTTCCCAAGAAGTTCGAAACGGAGTGGTGGGGTTAGGAATATATGGAGGGAGTTAAgatgtagaaaaaaatattttaaaaatatttaaaaatgtaaaattaatCTCAAATaatcttaaatatatatatccataAATAGACTGACTCAAAAATCTATGATATATGATATATGCCACAACTTTTCTAAAATATTACCTCcaaagtaccgggtatcatatgaTCCAAACCCTAGTCCATAACCGACATTCCTTTACGCCATTTAGTAGCTTTATTCtccttattttttataccAAGATCCCAGGAAACCTGGGAGTTATCTTCCCACAGCATTCAAGCCGGGAATGAGATCATTTAGCGATCGTTCTCATTTAAATTATAACCAAAAACACATGCAGAGTGCAGATCCAACCTAAAACCGGAGTCAGGAACTGGTTGGGGATTactatatatgtgtatatatattttttaaaaggagAGAAGGGATTTAAAGGCGGACTGTCTTATCGGTCGCCTTCATTTAAATTATGGCAACGAATTTCGAGTGGCAGTCTCCTGgcgttttgcctttttttgtatttaatgcAATTCCTGCTGCAGATTGGCCAACATGCACTTGATGAGCCATTAGGCCATTAGTCGCCTCTAAACGAGGTATCGGGCCGGAGATGGGCTCCAAGGGATGTCAGGTGAGAGATAAGGTGTGGCGCCCATGAACATGGTAATGCTATTATGGCCATCCAAATCCAGCTACCAATCCTGGCACTTTGCGAAAGAAAACGTtgcagaaaagaaaaaaaaaacatccaaCGATCGATCATTAAAGTTACACTCTGTGGAGAGTCAGCACCTTGAAATTATAGGAACTATCCATGGTCCATCTCTTGGTGGGCAATTCCCATTGTAAAGTTGACAAATTTATGGCGCAAACATGTCACAATTCCAGTTGGCTCGTATTGTACAAGTGTTTATTTTGATGGCCATCACAGACAGTCGCTAATTAGGATGTCCCCATCCCAAAACCCCAaacagtatctgtatctggcaTCTCTCATCTCTGGGGGAATcattaaaatcaaaatcatGCAAACGTTTAACTGCGCCACAAAAGTTGTCGCTGGCTCACAGGATCAGTGGTCGTTAAAACGAGGCAGTTACATGGCAGTTGGCCATCACAAAATCCCATCCAGTCATA
Encoded here:
- the LOC6504735 gene encoding protein mab-21; its protein translation is MLVPSDMIAAQSKMVYQMNKYCADRVQVRKAQIHKQIQEVCRIVQDVLKEVEVQEPRFISSLNDYNGRFEGLEVISPTEFEIIIYLNQMGVLNFVDDGTLPGCAVLKLSDGRKRSMSLWVEFITASGYLSARKIRSRFQTLVAQACDKCAYRDIVKMIADTTEVKLRIRERIIVQITPAFKCAGLWPRSASHWPLPGIPWPHPNIVAEVKTEGFDMLSKECIALQGKNSAMEGDAWVLSFTDAENRLLQGASRRRCLSILKTLRDRHLDLPGNPVTSYHLKTLLLYECEKHPREMEWEENCIADRINGIFLQLISCLQCRRCPHYFLPNMDLFKGKSPGALENAAKQVWRLTRIMLTNVRCLEEL